Proteins encoded in a region of the uncultured Paludibaculum sp. genome:
- a CDS encoding ABC transporter substrate-binding protein, with protein MKRLLLVMVCLVAAMGQEAKKAVPAADPETQEVLRRINGLTPYEVPDLKLRTEQNYAHTSTDVEPFGAVKPYKEHFLVQMEYTGPGRAVPEPAGLKSVRIGFIGPIESTVSIATGGKSHEEVLGKMMLKGAQLAVEQANEKGGYLKGKIPFELAVANDNGLWGSTGNEVVKMAYENPVWAILGTIDSANSHIAIRVALKAEVVMINTGDTDPTFIETNIPWVARNIGDDRQQGYLLVDYMIRKMGYKRIGIIRSSNRYGRFGVREIKDSSRRLGHPVAIEMAYKVGGDDFSLQLDRIQEMNVDAIVHWGDARESALILNQMRARGMKQPYFCSDRSVSPEFLQAAGANAEGVICGYPWNPDRKDPKLDEFRKAFKARFQEDAETYAAHAYDGMNMLIWAVQQGGLNRAKIRDLIATRAKPWPGVTGAIPLSAVMDDAGEVFLARFGQGRWKYDSRESLQIPRGFVPVRDRTSRGLESASR; from the coding sequence ATGAAGCGCCTGCTATTGGTGATGGTCTGTCTGGTTGCTGCGATGGGACAAGAGGCGAAGAAGGCTGTGCCCGCCGCGGATCCGGAGACGCAGGAAGTGCTGCGGCGGATCAACGGGCTCACTCCGTATGAGGTGCCGGACCTGAAGCTGCGAACGGAGCAGAACTACGCCCACACGTCGACGGATGTGGAGCCATTCGGTGCCGTGAAGCCGTATAAGGAGCATTTCCTGGTCCAGATGGAGTACACGGGGCCGGGGCGGGCCGTGCCGGAGCCGGCCGGGCTGAAGAGTGTGCGCATCGGCTTCATCGGGCCCATTGAGTCGACCGTCTCGATTGCCACGGGCGGCAAGAGCCACGAAGAGGTGTTGGGCAAGATGATGCTGAAGGGCGCCCAACTCGCCGTGGAACAGGCCAATGAGAAGGGTGGGTATCTGAAAGGCAAGATCCCGTTTGAGCTGGCCGTTGCCAACGACAACGGGTTGTGGGGTTCCACCGGCAATGAAGTGGTGAAGATGGCGTATGAGAACCCGGTGTGGGCGATTCTCGGCACCATCGACAGCGCGAACTCGCACATCGCAATCCGCGTGGCGTTGAAAGCCGAGGTGGTGATGATCAACACCGGCGACACGGATCCGACGTTCATCGAGACGAACATCCCGTGGGTGGCGCGCAACATCGGCGACGACCGGCAGCAGGGCTACCTTCTGGTGGATTACATGATTCGCAAGATGGGCTACAAGCGGATCGGGATCATCCGGTCGAGCAATCGTTATGGCCGTTTCGGCGTGCGCGAGATCAAGGACAGTTCGCGGCGGCTGGGGCATCCGGTGGCGATCGAGATGGCCTACAAGGTCGGCGGCGACGATTTTTCGCTGCAACTGGATCGAATCCAGGAGATGAACGTCGACGCGATTGTCCATTGGGGCGATGCGCGGGAAAGCGCCCTGATCCTGAACCAGATGCGGGCGCGCGGCATGAAACAGCCCTACTTCTGCTCCGACCGCAGTGTATCGCCGGAGTTTCTGCAGGCGGCGGGCGCGAATGCGGAAGGTGTGATCTGCGGATACCCCTGGAACCCGGATCGCAAGGATCCAAAGCTGGACGAGTTCCGTAAGGCCTTCAAGGCACGCTTCCAGGAAGATGCGGAGACCTATGCCGCCCATGCGTACGACGGAATGAACATGCTGATTTGGGCCGTGCAGCAAGGCGGCTTGAACCGGGCGAAGATTAGGGATCTGATTGCGACGCGGGCGAAGCCGTGGCCGGGTGTGACGGGCGCGATCCCGTTGAGCGCGGTGATGGACGACGCCGGTGAGGTGTTTCTGGCGCGATTTGGCCAGGGACGCTGGAAGTACGACTCGCGGGAGTCACTGCAGATTCCGCGCGGATTTGTCCCGGTGCGTGACCGGACCAGCCGCGGGCTGGAGTCAGCGAGCCGATAG